One window of the Paraburkholderia sp. PGU19 genome contains the following:
- a CDS encoding sulfurtransferase TusA family protein — translation MQIHKEVDARGLNCPLPILRAKKALADMESGQILKVLATDPGSQRDFAAFSKQTGNEIVEVTTTSDKVFVFLMRRR, via the coding sequence ATTCAGATTCACAAGGAAGTGGATGCGCGCGGTCTGAACTGTCCGCTGCCCATTCTGCGCGCCAAGAAGGCGCTGGCTGATATGGAAAGTGGTCAGATTCTCAAAGTGCTGGCTACCGATCCCGGCTCGCAGCGGGATTTTGCTGCGTTCTCCAAGCAGACTGGGAATGAGATTGTTGAGGTGACGACTACGTCGGATAAGGTTTTTGTGTTTTTAATGCGGAGACGGTAG
- a CDS encoding Gfo/Idh/MocA family oxidoreductase: MSGPLRMGVVGLGRLGKRHAENLAYRVSGAALVAACSPVEEERAWARATLPAPRLYDDYHALLEDREVDAVWLVTPSALHAQQIIDALRAGKHVFCEKPLSLDLAECERVIAEAQRHPQLQATIGFMRRFDPSYRNAFEKIESGAIGRPFMVRSQTCDQNDPEGFFVRFAPTSGGIFLDCTVHDIDVARWLLGMPKATRVYATGVVALHEGLREFGDVDNGVAICEFEGGRMAMFYASRTLAHGSDTGSEVIGTAGALYVGRNPRANRVEIADASGIRNECTPTFFDRFEDAFLCEAQAFVAAVRQGKQSGATLADAMEATRIGYALRESLASGRSVDL; this comes from the coding sequence ATGAGCGGCCCGCTGCGGATGGGTGTAGTTGGGCTCGGTCGGCTCGGCAAGCGGCATGCGGAGAATCTCGCGTATCGCGTGTCGGGTGCGGCGTTGGTGGCCGCGTGCAGCCCTGTCGAAGAGGAACGCGCGTGGGCGCGCGCCACCTTGCCGGCGCCGCGCCTTTACGACGACTATCACGCGTTGCTCGAAGACCGCGAAGTGGATGCGGTGTGGCTCGTGACGCCATCGGCGTTGCACGCGCAGCAGATCATCGATGCGTTGCGCGCGGGCAAGCATGTGTTCTGCGAGAAGCCGCTATCGCTCGATCTGGCCGAGTGCGAGCGGGTGATCGCGGAGGCGCAGCGTCATCCCCAGTTGCAGGCGACCATTGGTTTCATGCGCCGATTCGATCCGAGCTATCGCAATGCGTTCGAGAAAATCGAATCGGGCGCGATTGGCCGGCCATTCATGGTGCGCTCGCAGACTTGCGATCAGAACGATCCCGAAGGGTTTTTCGTGCGCTTTGCGCCGACCTCGGGCGGGATTTTTCTCGACTGCACGGTGCATGACATCGATGTCGCGCGATGGCTGCTCGGCATGCCGAAGGCGACGCGCGTGTATGCGACTGGCGTGGTCGCGCTGCACGAAGGGCTGCGTGAATTCGGCGACGTCGACAATGGTGTCGCGATCTGCGAGTTCGAAGGCGGGCGCATGGCGATGTTTTACGCGTCACGCACGCTGGCGCACGGCAGCGATACGGGCAGCGAGGTGATCGGCACGGCGGGCGCGTTGTACGTCGGGCGTAATCCGCGCGCGAACCGTGTCGAGATCGCGGATGCGAGCGGGATTCGCAACGAGTGCACGCCGACCTTCTTCGACCGTTTCGAGGATGCGTTTTTGTGCGAGGCGCAGGCGTTCGTCGCGGCTGTGCGGCAGGGCAAGCAGAGCGGGGCGACGTTGGCGGACGCGATGGAGGCGACTCGCATTGGGTACGCGTTGCGTGAGTCGCTGGCGAGTGGACGTTCGGTTGATTTGTAG
- the galU gene encoding UTP--glucose-1-phosphate uridylyltransferase GalU yields MLKVTKAVFPVAGLGTRFLPATKASPKEMLPIVDKPLIQYAVEEAMAAGITEMIFVTGRSKRAIEDHFDKSYEIEAELEARGKAKLLELVRSIKPSHVDCFYVRQPEALGLGHAVLCAEKLVGDNPFAVILADDLLYGKPPVMQQMIEVFDHYHSSVIGVEEIPASETSSYGIVDGKEWEDAIIKMSGIVEKPAPEVAPSNLGVVGRYVLKPRIFDHIRALKPGAGGELQLTDAIQSLLADEQVLAYKYHGTRFDCGSKLGYLKATVEFALRHPEVAADFEEYLRTRSPVLEG; encoded by the coding sequence ATGCTAAAAGTTACAAAGGCGGTCTTTCCGGTCGCGGGTCTCGGCACCCGCTTCCTCCCTGCCACCAAGGCCAGCCCGAAGGAGATGCTGCCTATCGTCGACAAGCCGCTGATCCAGTACGCGGTCGAGGAAGCGATGGCGGCCGGCATCACCGAGATGATCTTCGTGACGGGCCGCAGCAAGCGGGCGATCGAGGACCATTTCGACAAGTCGTACGAAATCGAGGCGGAACTGGAAGCACGCGGCAAGGCGAAGCTGCTGGAGCTGGTACGCAGCATCAAGCCGAGCCATGTGGACTGTTTCTATGTGCGTCAGCCGGAGGCACTCGGTCTGGGCCACGCGGTGCTGTGCGCGGAGAAGCTGGTGGGCGACAACCCGTTCGCCGTGATCCTCGCGGACGATTTGCTGTACGGCAAGCCGCCTGTGATGCAGCAGATGATCGAGGTGTTCGATCACTATCACAGCTCGGTGATCGGGGTTGAAGAGATTCCGGCTTCGGAGACGAGCTCGTACGGGATCGTCGATGGCAAGGAGTGGGAAGACGCCATCATCAAGATGTCAGGCATCGTGGAGAAGCCGGCGCCTGAGGTTGCGCCTTCTAACCTTGGCGTGGTTGGGCGGTATGTTTTGAAGCCCCGCATTTTCGATCATATTCGCGCGCTGAAGCCGGGCGCGGGCGGCGAATTGCAACTCACGGATGCGATTCAGTCGTTGCTCGCTGATGAGCAGGTGCTCGCTTATAAGTACCACGGGACGCGGTTTGATTGCGGTAGCAAGTTGGGGTACCTGAAGGCTACTGTTGAGTTTGCGCTTCGGCATCCGGAAGTGGCTGCGGATTTTGAGGAGTATTTGCGGACTCGGTCGCCAGTGCTGGAAGGTTGA
- the iolG gene encoding inositol 2-dehydrogenase — protein MTDVAGKTIDVAVFGAGRIGKIHAANLARQPGVRLKYVVDVNRDAAAALAAQYGAQVADVDGAMGDASVGATVICSSTDTHADLILQSAAQKKHVFCEKPVDLTLERARACADAVAKAGIVCMIGFQRRFDPTFAALKARIDAGEIGTPEMLVVTSRDPGAPPVEYIKHSGGIFKDMLIHDFDIFRWILDDEADTLHATGSCLSDPAIADAGDIDCTAVTIRTKRGRLCQINTSRRAAYGYDQRFELLGSEGMLQAGNVRPTEVTAYSKTAVSSDVPEHFFLERYRAAYALEIAHFFEAVTQGKPVRTTVADGLKALELAEAATRSWREGRAVKLNEAL, from the coding sequence ATGACTGATGTGGCAGGCAAGACAATCGACGTAGCAGTGTTCGGCGCGGGACGCATCGGCAAGATTCATGCGGCCAATCTCGCGCGGCAGCCGGGCGTGCGGCTCAAGTACGTGGTCGATGTGAATCGCGATGCAGCGGCTGCGCTCGCGGCGCAATACGGCGCGCAGGTTGCGGATGTCGACGGCGCGATGGGCGATGCGTCCGTGGGCGCGACCGTGATCTGTTCGAGCACCGACACGCACGCCGATCTGATCTTGCAATCGGCGGCGCAGAAGAAGCATGTGTTCTGCGAGAAGCCCGTCGATCTGACGCTGGAGCGTGCGCGCGCGTGCGCCGATGCCGTCGCGAAGGCGGGCATCGTCTGCATGATCGGCTTTCAGCGACGCTTCGATCCGACGTTTGCCGCGCTGAAGGCGCGCATCGACGCGGGCGAGATCGGCACGCCGGAAATGCTCGTCGTGACGAGCCGTGATCCAGGCGCGCCGCCCGTCGAGTACATCAAGCACTCGGGTGGCATCTTCAAGGACATGTTGATTCACGACTTCGACATCTTCCGCTGGATTCTCGATGACGAAGCGGACACGCTGCACGCGACGGGCAGTTGTTTGAGCGATCCCGCGATCGCCGATGCGGGCGATATCGATTGCACGGCGGTGACGATCCGCACGAAACGCGGGCGTCTGTGCCAGATCAACACGTCACGGCGTGCCGCGTATGGCTATGATCAGCGCTTCGAACTGCTCGGCAGCGAGGGCATGCTGCAGGCGGGCAATGTGCGTCCGACGGAAGTCACCGCGTATTCGAAAACGGCCGTTTCCAGCGACGTGCCTGAGCATTTCTTCCTCGAACGCTATCGCGCCGCGTATGCACTCGAAATCGCGCACTTCTTCGAAGCCGTGACGCAAGGCAAGCCGGTGCGCACGACGGTCGCCGATGGCCTGAAGGCGCTCGAACTCGCCGAAGCGGCGACGCGTTCATGGCGCGAAGGGCGCGCCGTCAAACTCAACGAGGCGCTATGA
- a CDS encoding MurR/RpiR family transcriptional regulator — MAEDSTEELPSVEELMQRIAENYESLPRQLKSVATYLEQHRSSVMVDRTSDIAASCGVHPSAVVRFAQRFGFSGFSDLQAVFRQAYTTQGASSQSYQQRIRKLIDEKPGRLSGGSVAREFVAACRDGLDELEGSLDDAQFDAAVKMLQHADNIYVIGVRRSFPVASYIVYALQHTPKRVHLVSGFGGMYREQIRSVKKGDVVIAISFAPYGKETQHCLRVAHHHQAKTLVITDSQLSPLARYASTQLYVKEGSAFAFRSLTSTICLCQALFIALAYKLELNVEESTDTGGYDD; from the coding sequence ATGGCGGAAGACAGCACAGAAGAGTTGCCGAGCGTCGAAGAATTGATGCAGCGCATCGCGGAAAACTACGAATCGTTGCCGCGTCAGCTGAAGAGCGTGGCGACGTATCTCGAGCAGCATCGATCGAGCGTGATGGTGGATCGCACCAGCGACATTGCGGCGAGTTGCGGCGTGCATCCGTCGGCCGTGGTGCGCTTTGCGCAGCGTTTCGGGTTTTCGGGTTTTTCCGATCTTCAGGCGGTGTTCCGCCAGGCTTACACGACGCAAGGCGCGTCGTCGCAGAGTTATCAGCAGCGCATTCGCAAGCTGATCGACGAGAAGCCGGGGCGGCTGTCGGGCGGCAGCGTCGCGCGCGAGTTCGTGGCGGCGTGCCGCGATGGCCTCGACGAACTCGAAGGATCGCTCGACGACGCGCAGTTCGACGCCGCCGTGAAGATGCTGCAACACGCCGACAACATCTATGTGATCGGCGTGCGGCGCTCGTTTCCGGTTGCGAGCTACATCGTCTACGCGCTGCAGCACACGCCCAAGCGCGTGCATCTCGTGTCGGGCTTCGGCGGGATGTACCGCGAGCAGATTCGCAGCGTGAAGAAGGGCGACGTCGTGATCGCCATCAGCTTCGCGCCGTACGGTAAGGAGACGCAGCATTGCCTGCGCGTCGCGCATCACCATCAGGCAAAGACGCTCGTCATTACGGATAGCCAGCTGTCGCCGCTCGCGCGTTATGCGAGCACGCAGCTGTATGTGAAAGAGGGCAGCGCGTTTGCATTCCGCTCGCTGACCAGCACGATTTGCCTGTGCCAGGCGCTGTTCATCGCGCTCGCGTACAAGCTGGAATTGAACGTGGAAGAGTCGACAGACACTGGAGGATACGATGACTGA